The nucleotide sequence GAAAAAACCAATTGTATACATTGTAATATTAACGTTTTCTACTAAactattattttttatgagttccttaaaaaatcattatttttaaaaagctACGCAAGAAATAAGGAATGATAAAATGTACATTATCATTAGCGGTTGCTAATTTGTGACGACCTTCCCTAACATCACCAAGTAGTTAGATATTTGCTAAAGTTTTAGTTTTGTATTTatcaaaagtgaaaaagtgataTTGAGTAAAAGCCAAATATTGAAATTATGATAGATATTAGATAATACTAAGTTGCATTAAAAATTATACCTGATAATTTTGCAGAATCATGTGTCAAACAATGCGTTGCATCCTGATTGTCTGTGTGGCCCTCGCTCTTCTTGCCGCCGGCTGCAGTGTGGAGGCCTCGAACTCCAGACCTCCGCGCAAAAACGATGTCAACACCATGGCCGATGCCTATAAGTTCCTGCAGGATCTGGACACCTACTACGGAGACCGAGCCCGAGTTCGCTTCGGAAAACGGGGAGGCCTAATGGAAATCCTGAGGAATCGCGAGATGGACAACTTTAACCTGGGAAAAAGTGCTAGCAATGGAGGAGAACTGGTAACCAGAGAAGAATTCACTTACGACGGAAAAATATAGATTTATCCTGCAGGTCCGCGCTTTGGATGAGGAGGAGGTGTTCTAAACCCACTCTAGACAACCTTGGCAACGTCACTAACTCATGATTATATTTATTAGCATACGCCTTTTTGGTTGAGATTGTTTTTCGGGGCAATAGTTTAACGAGTTGGGAGAAAAATAGTAGTTGCAGCTACAAAATTAAGTATTTACTCTAGTCTTGATGTTTGTTGAATAAACGAATTATCCAAAAAGTTGTCTTCGTGAtgcttaaattaaaataaagagtgcaatgATTAAATGGtggtttttaattaaacattGTTCTTCGGAAAAGTGAATTAAGATTCTTATCTAATTCACCAGTGCTTCTAAGAAATTTCGACTTTGAATTCTAAAAATAACAATCCAAACGGTGTACGCTTTATGGAGATAAAAAAAGTTTATGTTAGTCCAAATGTCACATTATTCGGGGATCTTTCTTAACTTGAAACTCGTGCCAAGTCCAAATATTGTTGTTGGATTTATGAAAGCTAAGAATGACTTTTTCTTGCCTACTTTTGGGCCTAAAATATACTTGAATATACTTGAATCCATATAGAATTGAGGGAATTCGAAATCTATCGAAAAGATTTAATACGAACACAGAGATTTTAAGTAGGAGGatttatattacaaaaataaaaacaccgaaTTCACAATGGCAAGTACCCCTCCATACATGCGGCAACTGTGAAaagattaataaaaaattttctagATAAGATCAGCAATCATTGTGATAGCTTCTTACTCAGAGGCAGAATTGCGATCGCCAGCAGGAACAGCTCGCAATGGTCCTGGATGTTGGAGCCGACCAAGATTGCGCCAACGGCCGCTCCACATCGACACCACATCAGGCTGATGCACAGAGCCTTGGCGCGAATGTAGGTGGGCACAAAGCGCAAGAGGGCACCACCCAGCAGACCAATTGTAACGCCGGGAAAGGCGAGCACGAACACCAGCGAAAAGAGTTGCATCATGGGATCAGTGACAACGATAAGCAGAAAGCCAAATGTGGAGGCGGACACCAGGGAGAAGACGAACATCACCTTCTTGTGCACGCAGAAGAGCGAAAGCCAGCACAGGTTGTACAGAGCAACATAAACAGCTCCCAGTACAAAGGAATTATTGAAGCCCTTGAAGGAGTCGTCGCAGACCTAAAAAATTCAAGAGCTTAGTAAGTGATATATTCTTTAGACTCCTCAGCTTACCGCCTCGAAGTCAACCTCAGTTTCCATAATTGGACCTGTCTCAGGCACAAATAGTACCCTGCAGAAGGTCATGCCCTGTGTGTTGCCCTGCCGCATATTGCAACGATTTCTCATGGCTGTAAACCAAATGCCCAGGCCATTGGTCCTGTGGATTCGTGGACAAATAAATGGGAGATCCTTAGGACAGCCAGCACACTTACAATAGACCCAGGACGAACATAACAAAGCAGACGCAGAGAAAGTAGCCGAGATAGGGTTTTCGAAACAGGGGCATCGCATCGTCGAGCATGGACCTCAAGACGTTCTGTTTGCTCTTCCGCCGCCTCATCCGGACATGATCTTCGTAGGCGAGCATGTGTTGTATCTGGTCGTCGGTAAGACCGTGCCCAGTATTCTTCTTGGAAATCCATTCCATGGTGGCCAACCCCTTCTGTGTATCGCCAATCATCATCAGGAACTTGGGACTCTCGGGCAAGTGAAGCAGCAGGAAAAAGGCCACCACGCCCGGCAGAATGTATATGCAGCCCAATACACGCCATGGTCTCAGCGTCAGGTCGCCCACCAACTCCACCTCAAAATCAATGAAATCCGGGCTCAGGAAAAGCGTGGCCCAAGCTGGGCAGGAGATCATTGCGAAGCCGCTGAACATGTACATGTGAGTGATGGTACGCACTAGAATCCGTTGCGAGCAGAATTCACTTAGGTAGGTGGCTGCCACGAAACTTGGACCGGCCACACTGATCGGAGGATAAATGTCTCATCTCGTTTAATTAACCCATGATACTCACAAAATACATGTGACGAAGCGCATCACAAAGAAGCCCGTGGAGCTGATGCAGAACATGGAAGCGATTGAACACAAATTGCTTACAATAATAGTGCGCAGCAGGGTCCAACGACGACCTTTCTTGTCGGTTATGTAGCCCCAGAAGTAGGAGGAGCATATGATGCCCATAAAACCGGCCGCCGTAAGCGCGGCTAGTTGCGCCTGATTCATGTGCAGATCGCATACGGCGGCAGGACCAATGGTTCCCATGCCCATCGTTTCTTGGATGGTGAGCATCTGCAGCAGACCGAGCGTCAGAGTGGCAAACAGATGAACCCTCCCGAAACCTGTGGACGGTGGGCTGTGCTTGTGCATGCAAATCGAGTGTGGACTTTGGGGCATTTACCAATCTGCTCCATGACCAAATCAAAGTTCTCCATGTCCTGTGTTTATGAAGAcataaaatttgaaaaattacCAATATTTCGTATTTGATGTGCCGGTGTCGTGTTTGCTTCGTTTATTTTGACTAAAATCACAGGGCTTAGGCCAGCTGTATGTTCTCCACTTCCTTGATCAGATCCATGTGCTTGAATTCGTCCGGTTTGCGTGTAAAGGTGTTCAGCAGGCTCAGTTTGCCCTCGTCGGGCTTAAGGTAGAACATCTGCAGCTCATTGGCCAGGCACTGAGCCTCCTGGGCGGTGAGCACTTTGGTGTCGTATTCACCACGCATCAGGACAACTCCCTTGTCCTGCACCTCGGTATAGTGGACCAGGGTGAGGCACTCGGGGGCGTTCTCGTGGTGCACCTGGTAGGCCAGGAGCGGAGTGAAGTGCACGGTATTGGCGGCAAACTGCAGCATGACGAACTCAAAGCCCTCGCTGCGGGGCAGCGGTAGCAAGAAAACtggatgttccttggcccgcTTCATGAGGTTCTCGTACTGAGTAGTGGTCAGAGTGGCGGCCAGGACCTCCTTGGTCTTGTGGTACTCCAGCCATATCTGCGCTACCTCCTCGGCGCTCTTGTCAGCAACCAGTTCCAGCTTCATGATGTCGGTGAGCTTCTTGTGCGGCAGTTCAGCCGCCTGCTCAGCCTGCAGCTTCTGCTTGGGATTGAGAAGCTCGGAGTAGGACCTGGAATGGGTTGGGTTCAGCCTTAAGGTGCACTTTCTGCGAACTCTGATCTCACCTTGCCTGGCTCTGGCCATCCTTGATGGGATTCACCACGCGCTCCACGCGATCCAGGAACTCCTCAGCCGACGTCTGCTGCAACTTGGCAATCTTACCCGCGTACTTGGAGTAGTAGGGATTGCTCTCCTTCAACTTCTCGACGGCCTCCTCGGCGCGGCGGACGGCGGACATGGTGATGGTACGGTTTACCGTCAAGGAGTTATTCAGGAAAACGCGTAAAGGCAATTTTCTGGCGCATGCCATTTCCTCACATCAAAATTATACAACAACGCGACAGCTGTTTGTGAATTATCGAAATGTTTCGATTGTTCGCAGTAGAGATGAGCGCGTGTCAAAGTTTAGTTTCACGACATTTCACACTCACGAAATTGAAGGTGCCGTCCGTCCAAACACGAAGTAGATTATAACCGTTTCACATTCATTAAACTTATATTATTTCACACAGGGACTTTGCTAAATtgctaattaaaaatgttggaTAGACATTTCAGATATATGAAGGTCAActataaaacatatttttatatttttatttaacaagaATTACAgctaatatttatttaataaccaaatttttttcaataaaaattcaaaaacttttaaataacgattttttaaaattgtaattgCTGCGGTCTCCGGCGTACAAAGCCTGGTAAAcactaattaaaaaaaggaatacataaagaaaaaatatttcttagtTGCATATTTTCTTAGCAATTAAATATGTTACAAGATACTTGTTTTAAAAAGGCGCTATATTCGTAATAAAGTAAGTGCCTCAACTTAACGCTCATGTAATAGACTTAGGTCAtcgaaattattattaaaccTTGGGTGCCAATTACACTTATAATTACATTGGCAGCCATATAGTACTAGATCAAGTaatggtttttaattttataaatttatttacaaGCCGTACTTAGACCTTCTTTAGAGTCCATTTGGTTAGCAAATCAGCCAAACTCAATTTATAGGGAaatgaaaatacatttatatggaaaTAAAACAGGGATGCAGAAAACAAACTACATAAGTCAACTTATTCAGTCAAATACCCACTCCTCCGCTATCTTCAAGTCATTAccttaatttaaattaaatttggaaACAACATTGGTACGTTAGTACTATAATATTATTCGAATTTACCAGCCCTGGGTCTTTAGTTCACCGAACGAACGCCCATTTTGTATAAATATCCGCAGCGAATTCAAGGTGATTTACATTAAAGCTATTTCTCGTTGATCACAAAGTCAACGTTTTTAACAATAGCTTGGACTCTTTGCCACCACTTCGAAGTGTAAGCACTACTTTTGGATTTTGTTGGGTGAAATGGATACCGATATTCAGAGATGTTTTCGCAGCAAAACTGTTTTCCTAACTGGAGCCACAGGCTTTTTGGGAAAAGGTATTTGcacaatttaaaatttaggTGTAAGGTTCAAAGCAACTGTATGGCGTAGTCGTAGACACTAGAAAAACTTGTTTTAATTAACAATAACAGAATTTCGACTTCCGTTTTTCTTTCAATATTTAAGTGGTAATCGAAAAGCTTCTGCGCACCACGGAGGTTAAACGAATCTATGTATTGATCAGACCCAAGCGGGGTGTTGAGATTCAGGAGAGGATTatcacttggtcaaaagaTGCGGTAAGTGAAGAGATGGGAAATCCGAAACTATAACTTAATCTCGATGTTGGGAAAAGGTTTTTGAACTGCTGCTCAAGTCCAAGCCAGAGGCCCTTCAAAGGGTTTGGCCCATCGCAGGCGACTGTCTCGATTGCGATTTGGGTATCAGCGAAAAGGAtcgaaagcttttggcttccGAGGTGCAGATTGTAATTCACGGAGCAGCCACCGTGCGGTTCAATGAACCGCTCCATGTGGCTCTGGCAATCAACACAAGGGCTACAAGACTAATGGTTCAACTGGCCAGGGAGATGAGACAGCTGGAGTCGTTTGTTCATGTCTCCACAGCCTTCTCCAACTGCATTATCTATGACATCAAGGAGAGTTTCTACCCCGAGCACCTTAACTGCAGTTCCGATAAGGTTCTGGCCATGACCGAGCTGATGAGTGAGGAATTGCTGGACAACATGGAAAGTGCCCTTCTTGGGTCATATCCCAATACTTACACCTATACCAAGGCCCTGGCAGAGGATGTGATCCTGAAGGAAGCTGGTGGCTTACCCCTCTGCATCTTTCGACCGGCAGTCAGTGAGTGATCTATCTTTACCTATGTTCTTCTTTTTTTGGTAATGGTTTTTCGAAAACCCAGTCATTGCGGCCCACAAGGAACCCATCTCCGGCTGGATTGACAACATGTACGGACCAATGGCCATTCTTTTCGGAGTAGCTCGAGGAGTGCTGCGTATCGCCACTATAGATCCCACGGCGGAGGCGAGTCTGGTGCCCGTGGACTACTGTGCCAATATGACACTGGCCTGCGCTTGGAGAACCACTGAGGATGGCAGCGGAAAGAGATCGTCGGAGAGTCCCACCATCTACCAACTGGCGCCGAGCGATGAAAACAGACTCACTCACGGAGAGTTCATTCAACATGCCCTCGATGGACGCTTCAATTGTCCACTCACAAAGATGATATGGTACCCCTTTCTCCACTGCATTACAACGCAGTGGCTTTATCCCCTGGTAGCCTTTTTCTACCACACCTTGCCAGCCTACTTTTTTGACCTGGCCCTTTGGCTGAGTGGCCGGAAACCGCGACTGGTGAAGGTTTATCAGAAGATACACAAGACCCTTGGCATCTTGGGGCCATTTGCCTGCAAGAGTTGGCACTTTGACACGCGCAACACAGATCAGTTGAGGCAACTCATGTCGGTGGAGGATCGACGGATGTACTACTTTGACATGGTCAGTCTCAACTGGAAGGAGTACTTCCTTCACGCCCTTCGAGGCATGAGGCAATTTCTGGGAAATGAACCGCCCACTCCGGAGTCCATTGCTCAAGGCATGAAGCTGATCAAGCGGTAATTACTTAATTAAAATTCTGCTTCTCACAATGTCTTATATGCTTTCCTTTTATAGCTTGAAGCTGCTCCATCATATCCTACAGTTCTTCCTCTGTTGTGTTGCCGCATTTGTTGTGCTGTCGTTGGTCAAGCTTGTACTgtaaattagatgtacatatataaaactttaaaaaccTTATAAATGAGTCACTgaacaaatatatatacacacttacttaaaaacaaatgttttatttttacggTACTACAAATGTTTTCATACCCGTTCCATGGTGAGCAATGTATCGATTCTATCAATCTTCTGGGCTCTTGAGACAGCGAGATATCAACAACGTGTCAGAAATTAATATCTATCAGTTAATTACTTTCTTCTAACAAGAGTTAAATAAATTGGGTATTAAATATGCCACTTAATAACTAGCCTCACCAATGTTGTGCCTACAAAAACCTGCACGTGTGAGACACAATATTGACGTAACGGTTATAAATATTCCTTTATATGACGTGTACTGTATACCTTATTCTTGCTTATAAATGATAACTATATTCTGATAGGCTATGGCACCGCATGCACTAATACAAGCAACATAAATCGTATTTTACACTTCCTGCCATTCATAAACTCATTTGAATTAGGCGTTAGAAAAAGCAGATCAAGACAGCTCTATTTCGTGTACTATATACCTTATTCTTGCTTATAAATGATAAATATATTCTGATAGGCTGTGGCACCGTATGCACTAATACAAGCAACATAAATCGTATTTTACACTTCCTGCCATTCATAAACTCATTTGAATTAGGCGTTAGGGAAAGCAGATCAAGTCAGTtctatttcgaaaaatcaaaTTACTGGTTGAATGTGTCTTGACCAAAAAAATACCTCcagaaaaatcgaaaaaattGATATTGCTTTGAAGAAGACACAAATCTACAATTAAACACTACAATTAAACTGGGAAATGACTCCAGACATTAGAAAGAAAACATTAACAAGCTTTTCTTAATACCAAAactgaattttaaaatattcagTTTAAAAGTCCCCGtttcaaaaacaaaattaaaataccttCACAGAACTGCAACACGCGCTCCTCCCTAAAACGACAATCTATTTTTTGCCTTGAAAATGCTGAACTCGACCTTTTTAGGGTGTTTGTAAT is from Drosophila suzukii chromosome 3, CBGP_Dsuzu_IsoJpt1.0, whole genome shotgun sequence and encodes:
- the LOC108015668 gene encoding synaptic vesicle glycoprotein 2B isoform X1, with translation MPQSPHSICMHKHSPPSTGFGRVHLFATLTLGLLQMLTIQETMGMGTIGPAAVCDLHMNQAQLAALTAAGFMGIICSSYFWGYITDKKGRRWTLLRTIIVSNLCSIASMFCISSTGFFVMRFVTCIFVAGPSFVAATYLSEFCSQRILVRTITHMYMFSGFAMISCPAWATLFLSPDFIDFEVELVGDLTLRPWRVLGCIYILPGVVAFFLLLHLPESPKFLMMIGDTQKGLATMEWISKKNTGHGLTDDQIQHMLAYEDHVRMRRRKSKQNVLRSMLDDAMPLFRKPYLGYFLCVCFVMFVLGLLTNGLGIWFTAMRNRCNMRQGNTQGMTFCRVLFVPETGPIMETEVDFEAVCDDSFKGFNNSFVLGAVYVALYNLCWLSLFCVHKKVMFVFSLVSASTFGFLLIVVTDPMMQLFSLVFVLAFPGVTIGLLGGALLRFVPTYIRAKALCISLMWCRCGAAVGAILVGSNIQDHCELFLLAIAILPLIAACMEGYLPL
- the LOC108015668 gene encoding synaptic vesicle glycoprotein 2C isoform X2; amino-acid sequence: MENFDLVMEQIGFGRVHLFATLTLGLLQMLTIQETMGMGTIGPAAVCDLHMNQAQLAALTAAGFMGIICSSYFWGYITDKKGRRWTLLRTIIVSNLCSIASMFCISSTGFFVMRFVTCIFVAGPSFVAATYLSEFCSQRILVRTITHMYMFSGFAMISCPAWATLFLSPDFIDFEVELVGDLTLRPWRVLGCIYILPGVVAFFLLLHLPESPKFLMMIGDTQKGLATMEWISKKNTGHGLTDDQIQHMLAYEDHVRMRRRKSKQNVLRSMLDDAMPLFRKPYLGYFLCVCFVMFVLGLLTNGLGIWFTAMRNRCNMRQGNTQGMTFCRVLFVPETGPIMETEVDFEAVCDDSFKGFNNSFVLGAVYVALYNLCWLSLFCVHKKVMFVFSLVSASTFGFLLIVVTDPMMQLFSLVFVLAFPGVTIGLLGGALLRFVPTYIRAKALCISLMWCRCGAAVGAILVGSNIQDHCELFLLAIAILPLIAACMEGYLPL
- the NPF gene encoding neuropeptide F isoform X2, which codes for MCQTMRCILIVCVALALLAAGCSVEASNSRPPRKNDVNTMADAYKFLQDLDTYYGDRARVRFGKRGGLMEILRNREMDNFNLGKSASNGGELEVF
- the LOC108015670 gene encoding ATP synthase mitochondrial F1 complex assembly factor 1, producing the protein MACARKLPLRVFLNNSLTVNRTITMSAVRRAEEAVEKLKESNPYYSKYAGKIAKLQQTSAEEFLDRVERVVNPIKDGQSQARSYSELLNPKQKLQAEQAAELPHKKLTDIMKLELVADKSAEEVAQIWLEYHKTKEVLAATLTTTQYENLMKRAKEHPVFLLPLPRSEGFEFVMLQFAANTVHFTPLLAYQVHHENAPECLTLVHYTEVQDKGVVLMRGEYDTKVLTAQEAQCLANELQMFYLKPDEGKLSLLNTFTRKPDEFKHMDLIKEVENIQLA
- the LOC108015669 gene encoding fatty acyl-CoA reductase wat translates to MDTDIQRCFRSKTVFLTGATGFLGKVVIEKLLRTTEVKRIYVLIRPKRGVEIQERIITWSKDAVFELLLKSKPEALQRVWPIAGDCLDCDLGISEKDRKLLASEVQIVIHGAATVRFNEPLHVALAINTRATRLMVQLAREMRQLESFVHVSTAFSNCIIYDIKESFYPEHLNCSSDKVLAMTELMSEELLDNMESALLGSYPNTYTYTKALAEDVILKEAGGLPLCIFRPAVIIAAHKEPISGWIDNMYGPMAILFGVARGVLRIATIDPTAEASLVPVDYCANMTLACAWRTTEDGSGKRSSESPTIYQLAPSDENRLTHGEFIQHALDGRFNCPLTKMIWYPFLHCITTQWLYPLVAFFYHTLPAYFFDLALWLSGRKPRLVKVYQKIHKTLGILGPFACKSWHFDTRNTDQLRQLMSVEDRRMYYFDMVSLNWKEYFLHALRGMRQFLGNEPPTPESIAQGMKLIKRLKLLHHILQFFLCCVAAFVVLSLVKLVL
- the NPF gene encoding neuropeptide F isoform X1, with amino-acid sequence MCQTMRCILIVCVALALLAAGCSVEASNSRPPRKNDVNTMADAYKFLQDLDTYYGDRARVRFGKRGGLMEILRNREMDNFNLGKSASNGGELVRALDEEEVF